In the Bacteroidota bacterium genome, AAAATAATAAAAAGAAATTTTATCACCACTCGCCCATTGTTTCATTTGTAAGAGTGTTAAAAGTACCATGCACACTATCATTAGTGTCGCTACAATTCCTTTTGAAACCGTTGTTCCAAGTGCCACAGGAATGGTGTTTCGTCCAAATTCTTTATCACCGGTATAATCTTCCAGGTCTTTAATAACTTCCCTAATAAATGTGGTAAGAAATGAAAAACCTGAATAAGCAGCTACAAAGTAAAATATGAAGTTAAAATTGCTACTGCTTTCAATCAATAGCTCACGGTACTTTTTAATTAATAGGGGTATTTCATAAAGTCCTACAATTAAGGGAACCATGGCTGCCAACATTGCAACAACCAAATTTCCCAGCACCAATTGACGCTTAAAATCAGTACTATAGAACCATAAAAACCCGGCACTCAGTACATGAATAAAACCGAGTTTTACCATTCCAACTTTATGAGCTAAATAAAAACCAATACTTATGGCTAGGAAACTAATTACCAAATGTGCGCCCATAGCTACTCTGCGTTTAATTGCACGACCAACTATTACTTTATCAGGCTTATTTACTCGATCAATTTGCGTATCAAAATAATCGTTAATGATGTATCCGGCTGCGGCAATCATAACTGTAGATAGGCTCAAAAGAAAGAAATCAAAATCGCTCATTTGCAGCTGTAGTCCACTAAAT is a window encoding:
- a CDS encoding geranylgeranylglycerol-phosphate geranylgeranyltransferase, whose translation is MIAFLKLIRIQNLLLIAFVQYLIRYCLIGAMVRFSGLQLQMSDFDFFLLSLSTVMIAAAGYIINDYFDTQIDRVNKPDKVIVGRAIKRRVAMGAHLVISFLAISIGFYLAHKVGMVKLGFIHVLSAGFLWFYSTDFKRQLVLGNLVVAMLAAMVPLIVGLYEIPLLIKKYRELLIESSSNFNFIFYFVAAYSGFSFLTTFIREVIKDLEDYTGDKEFGRNTIPVALGTTVSKGIVATLMIVCMVLLTLLQMKQWASGDKISFYYFLIALQLPFAFLLYKISNAKDAKEYAFASRLSKLIMFLGICYTLVFYFLIAGI